In the genome of Arachis stenosperma cultivar V10309 chromosome 6, arast.V10309.gnm1.PFL2, whole genome shotgun sequence, the window caaaaatagaataaatgaCCATTTGTATCCATGAGAGTTCATAACGCTGACATTTGTACCCATCATAGATTGAAACTAACTTTATAACCATGAAAAATGAGCTCCGTGTGACAAAAGTAACCTGACTTGGATTGGTACTTGCTTCGGACTTGAAGGGTCCTACATGGCTCTCCGAACCCTCCAAAGCCCAATGTTGTGTTGATGGAGACTTGAACGATTACGAACCCTAACATGCTGCCAGGACCGGAACGCCGCCTCATTCGTCTGCCATTCATGGTACCGGGCGGAGGTGCTCACCCGATCTGATCTCTTCATCGGAAACTGCTACGCCGTTTCGCCACACCGCGCCACCTCCCGCTTCCGCCGTGTCCGGTTCCTCACCGTGAAGGGCAAGCCTTGTTTTGCGGACTTCGATCTGTTGCCGCTTAACTGGGGTGCCCACTTCTCTCCCTGGGGCTCTGCACTCGCCGATGCCTACCCTTGGCTCGAGAAGCTTCACCTGAAGCGTGTGTCTCTCACTGATGATGACCTCAACCTTATCGCTCGCTCCTTCCCTTCCTTGAAGGAACTCGTTCTCGTGTGCCATGAAGGTTTTGGGATCGCGGGAATTGGCGCTATTGCTGCCAACTGCAGGTATTCGTTGTTTTTATCTATATTGGGTTCTTGTTTGATAAGGAAAGGTTGCATATATTTGTGGCATTGTTGGGTACTGGGTATGCACTCTAGGTGTTTGTACATTTGACTCTTCATTGTGTGGTATTTGTTTGTTGTGTTAAAGGGGTTTCATACCTTCATTGCCTTGTATTGGCAGGTTGATGAGAGTGCTTGACCTTGTGGAGTCTGTGGTTGAGGATGCTGATGAAGACGAGGAGGTGATGGATTGGATATCATGTTTTTCGGATGGTGAGACTCATCTGGAGTCTCTTGTGTTTGAGTGCGTTGAGTGCCCGGTGAATTTTGAGGCCTTGGAGAGGCTAGTGGCTAGATCACCTTAACTAAAGAAGCTTAGGTTGAATCATTATGTTTCCATTCCTCAGTTGTACGGCCTGATGCATCGAGCTCCACAGCTCACCCATCTTGGGACAGGTTCATTCTGTGCATCAGATGATGTGGCTGTTGGTGATCAGGAACTGGATTACTCATCTGCCTTTGCAGCTTGCAAATCCCTAGTTTGTTTGTCTGGGTTCCGGGATATTTTGCCGGATTAATCCTTGGGTTCGACCTCTGCTAGCTATTCCTTGCACGTTCCTCTTTCACGTTTTCGTACTGATGGCTTGCTACTGCTCCGAATGGCGTTTCTGTCTTGGGAATGACAGCGTTGAAAGCCGTAGTTTCAGGGTGATGGCTTGGGAGTGTTCCAGACGTCTTCTCCATAGTTGGAAGCAAAACGACGATCTCTGCTAGGGCATCCGCAGAGTCCCGCGAAATTTGCAAAATTTTGTTCAATCTTCCTGCccttactaaaaaaaattgtttaattccACGTTGATTGGGCTTTGGGAGGTTCGGAGAGCCACGTAGGACCCTTCAAGCCCGAAGCAGGTGCCAATCCAAGCCAGACTACTTTTGTCACACGGAGTCCATCTCTCATGGTTACAAAGTCAGTTTCAATCTACGATGGGTACAAATGTCAGCATTCTGAACTCTCATGGGTACAAATAATCATTTATTCTGCAAAAATATAAATGGAATGGACCAATCAGATGTTTATTTCTCCTGTAACAAATAACACATATCACAAATCTATAATTTTCGCAACCTGCAAAAATTGTTTGGCCAGATATATATTATACCTGGCAAGTCTATTTACGTGCATTACACcaaaattttattcatataCTAATTTTTGAGCCTAAGAATTTGTATTACTggaagaaataaaaaatcaaaagacATAACTGTTCTCCGATGTTGGAAATTGCGTTTCAATAGCTGGCAACTTCCAAAGACAAGAAGTACAAATCCAAATACTATTTTTGGGAGACTTTTACACGCAAACACTGTACATAGTACAATTATCATATGCGGAAAAAGGAAATTACTGTGTAGGACAAATATCGATATTTCTTGGATATGTTCAAAGTGAATAAAAGGCTTTGATTTTTAGTTGAgaatgtttttgatatcttgtATCTCATGCAAGAAGAGATTAAAAAGCATATTAGTAATTTCTCTCCGAATAAATGCATCGagtaaaatattcaaaattaatcCATTACAAGTGGTCAAAGAGGCAGTGAGGCACTATAATAATTAAgttgatataatttttatatatataaacttaaaaacaattaatattacataattttccttaacaaaaatcaaatatacaaaagtaattttttattattcatataaatcATTTTAAAATGCTCAATTTTATGTTAGAATATAAATCATCCAGGCAGGAAAATTTATGAgttaaaattttaactaaaaaataaagataaaacgTATTAGCTTAATGTGTGTTAAAAACACATATCTAAGTTGTTTTAGACTATGAtaattgataaaccactattttatggtttatattgtgtttaattgagtggcttttatcaaattcttgcccacttattcataggatttgcacgtatttacaattcctttcCAAAACTgttttatgattgaaaacttgcttcctaaagattttttaattgtatatttttattctcctttataccattcgatgccgtgatctgtgtgttaagtgtttcagtcTTCATATGGCagaaatggcttagagaatggagaggatgcttgcaaaaatggaaggaacacaagaaattgaggagatgaccagcgagaagtgacgcgggcgcatggctcacgcgactgcGCGAAATGGAGGAAATTgcagtgacgcg includes:
- the LOC130933939 gene encoding F-box protein FBX14-like yields the protein MLRPTFPVCTVVTAMLLLPIAPSEREVTSAYCTILDRNAASFVCHSWYRAEVLTRSDLFIGNCYAVSPHRATSRFRRVRFLTVKGKPCFADFDLLPLNWGAHFSPWGSALADAYPWLEKLHLKRVSLTDDDLNLIARSFPSLKELVLVCHEGFGIAGIGAIAANCRLMRVLDLVESVVEDADEDEEVMDWISCFSDGETHLESLVFECVECPLYGLMHRAPQLTHLGTGSFCASDDVAVGDQELDYSSAFAACKSLVCLSGFRDILPD